From a region of the Vidua macroura isolate BioBank_ID:100142 chromosome 3, ASM2450914v1, whole genome shotgun sequence genome:
- the LOC128804625 gene encoding pantetheinase-like, with the protein MLPSQAILLAVVFELAALQALASDTFVAAVYEHAVILPHPTEEPVSPSDALALMNKNMDVLEGAIKEAAQQGAHIIVTPEDGIYGWRFTRESIYPYLEDIPDPVVNWIPCTDPSRFGPAPVQERLSCMARNNSIYVVANIGDKKPCDSSDPNCPRDGRYQYNTDVVFDAQGKLVARYHKYNLFLGENQFNYPKKPEAVTFETPFGKFGIFTCFDILFYEPAVVLVSKMQVDTVLFPTAWMNVLPFLTAIEFHSAWAMGMRVNVLAANTHNTSMEMTGSGIYAPAGARTYSYNMKTEDGHLLIAELDAHPRLSPASPPAVSWNSYALSVERFSQNDHEFTGIIFEDLFTFTELTKPGGNLTVCQKNLCCHLSYKMAEKRDDEVYVLGAFDGLHVIEGQYYLQICSLLKCPSTNLSTCGQATEMAQTKFEMFSLSGTFGTSYVFPEVLYSGVQLAPGEFEVLADGRLINRNTTSKPVLTVTLYGRWYEKDPPRTDQASA; encoded by the exons aTGCTCCCTTCCCAGGCTATCCTGCTCGCTGTGGTGTTTGAACTCGCAGCCCTTCAGGCCCTTGCTTCCGACACCTTCGTGGCAGCTGTCTACGAGCACGCCGTCATCCTGCCACATCCCACCGAGGAGCCCGTTTCTCCCAGCGATGCTTTGGCCCTGATGAACAAAAACATGGATGTCTTGGAAGGGGCCATCAAGGAAGCTGCCCAGCAG GGTGCCCACATCATTGTGACTCCTGAAGACGGCATCTATGGCTGGCGATTCACAAGAGAATCCATCTACCCCTACCTGGAGGATATCCCTGATCCAGTGGTGAATTGGATTCCCTGCACTGACCCCTCAAG ATTTGGTCCAGCACCAGTGCAGGAACGACTCAGCTGCATGGCCAGAAATAACTCCATCTATGTAGTTGCAAATATTGGGGACAAGAAGCCGTGTGACTCCAGCGATCCCAACTGCCCCAGGGACGGTCGCTACCAGTACAATACGGATGTCGTGTTTGATGCACAGGGGAAACTGGTGGCTCGGTACCATAAG TATAATCTCTTTCTAGGAGAAAATCAGTTTAATTATCCAAAAAAGCCAGAAGCTGTCACCTTTGAGACTCCTTTTGGAAAGTTTGGCATTTTCACTTGCTTTGACATCCTTTTCTATGAGCCTGCCGTGGTCCTGGTGAGCAAGATGCAGGTGGACACCGTGCTCTTCCCAACAGCTTGGATGAATGTCCTGCCCTTTCTGACTGCAATTGAGTTTCACTCTGCTTGGGCTATGGGCATGCGTGTCAATGTCTTAGCTGCCAATACTCACAACACTAGCATGGAAATGACAG GGAGTGGCATTTATGCACCAGCTGGAGCCAGAACATACTCCTACAACATGAAAACTGAAGATGGTCATCTCCTCATTGCTGAACTAGATGCACACCCTCGTCTTTCTCCTGCCTCCCCGCCTGCTGTCAGCTGGAACTCGTATGCTTTGAGTGTTGAAAGATTCTCACAGAATGACCATGAATTCACAGGAATCATCTTTGAAGACCTCTTTACTTTCACAGAGCTCACTAAGCCTGGGGGGAATCTCACTGTCTGCCAAAAAAACCTCTGCTGTCACTTGAGCTATAAGAtggcagagaaaagagatgatgaagtTTATGTCCTGGGTGCTTTTGATGGCCTTCATGTTATTGAAGGACAGTATTATCTGCAG ATCTGCAGCCTGCTCAAGTGCCCCAGCACAAACCTGAGCACATGTGGGCAAGCCACGGAGATGGCTCAGACCAAGTTTGAGATGTTCTCCCTCAGCGGCACATTTGGCACCAGCTATGTCTTCCCAGAAGTGTTGTACAGCGGGGTGCAGCTGGCCCCTGGGGAGTTTGAG GTGCTAGCTGATGGACGTCTGATAAATCGGAATACTACATCAAAGCCAGTTTTGACGGTAACACTCTATGGGAGGTGGTATGAAAAGGACCCACCACGCACAGATCAAGCTTCAGCATGA